The segment TAAATAACCCCCATTTTCTTTTTAAAATCTTTAAGAATACTTATTTAAAAAAATAGTAAAAAAGAGTTAACTCTATCTAAGGAGTTAATCGTCTTCTGTCTCTAGGGAATAAAACCGTTTCCCTGATATTTTTAGCACCAGTGATGACCATTGTAAGTCTATCTACTCCTACTCCCCAACCGGAGTGTGGTGGCATACCATACTGGAATGCCTGTAGATATTTTGTAAATGAATCCGGATTTAAATCCTTTTTCTCAAATTGTTCTAACAGTAAATCATAACTGTGTATACGTTGTGATCCACTGGATAATTCCAAGTCACGATACATTAAATCGAATGCCGTACTTTTTTCTGGATTGTCACATAATGGCATTACATAGAACGGCTTGATTGCGGTAGGCCATTCGGTAATGAAGTAGTAACTACCCATGGTATCTCCCAATACTTTTTCAGCAGCTCTGTTTAAGTCTTCACCATATTCCATTTCAACATCATGACTGTTTACTATATCAACTACTTCATCATATGTTACTTTAGGGAATGCTTCTTTTGGAATGTCAAGTTCATGATTTAAGTCTTCCAATTCACTTTGGCAATTGGCCTGTACATTAGCCAAGATGTTTTGAATCAAATCCTCGAGTAAATCCATCATGTCGTCATGACTTCTGAAGGACATTTCAGCATCCATGGATAATGCTTCATTTAAGTGTCTTAGTGTATCATGTTCTTCTGCCCTGAATATTTGACCTATTTCAAATACGCTGTCAAGACCTGTTGCCATCATCATTTGTTTGTATAGTTGAGGGCTTTGTCCCAGGAATGCTTCTTTTTCAAAGTAGGTTATTGGGAATAATTCTGTTCCACCTTCGGTAGCTGATGCTACTAATTTAGGGGTGTTTATTTCTGTGAAATCATGGTCGTAGAAGTAATTACGTGCTGTGTGTAATATTTCATTTTTGATTTTGAAAATTGCACTTACATCATGTTTTCTTATATCCATGAAACGAGCATCCAGTCTTGTATCCATTTCCGCATCCACTTTTTCTGTAGGATCTAACGGTAATGGTAACTTGGATACGTTTATAACATCAATGTTTGATGGTATGATTTCAACACCGTTTGGTGCTTTTGCTGATTCCTGTACTGTACCTGTTAGTGTGATTATGGTTTCTTTTCTAGCTGCACGTACGTCAGCCATCATTTCTTCGGATAATTTTTTACTTGGTGCTGTTAGTTGGGTAATTCCGTTTTTGTCTCTTATTAATACAAATACTATTCCACCAAGGTCACGAATTTCATGTACCCATCCGGTTATTTTAACTGTTTGACCTGCTAATTCGGGACCAATTTCATTGGAATAATGTGTTCTTTTTGATTTTTCAAATATGTCTGTCAAGTTTTCACCTATGTTATTTTTAAATTGAATGATTAAAATAAATTAATAATATATTAATATATATTTATGTTTCTTCTAATTGTTATATTTAATTAAAAAACAATTAAAAAATAAAAAAAGAATAAGATGGTTAATTCAAGTATACTGATTATATATCCTCTAATCTTTTTTTAACTGAAAATGCATGGGCACATAAACCCTCAGCTTCTGCTAAGTTAATAACCATGTCTTTTATATTCATTAAACCTTCTTTGTTTAATTCCTGTATTGTTGGCTTTTTAATAAATGATTCTGTTGATAGGCCGGAGTACATTCTTGCACCGCCACTTGTTGGTAAAACATGGTTTGTTCCGGATCCATAATCTCCGCCAGCTACTGGGGTAAGATTGCCCAAGAATATTGAACCTGCATTATTTATTGATTCAAGTGTTTTATAATAATCTTTAGTTACAATCACCAGGTGTTCCGGTGCATATGCATTGGTAAATTCAATAGCCTCATCAATATTATCTGCTACAAGTATATGACAATACTTACTTAATGACTCTTCAATAATCTCTTTTCTTTCCTGCATTTTGAGGTAATTTAAAACGTGGTCGACACATTCCTGTGCAATTTTTTTGGATGTTGACACAAGAATAGTAGCGGCATTCGGATCATGTTCTGCCTGTGATAAAATTTCAGTAGCTATGTATTTGGGATTAGCACTTTCATCGATTAATGCCAACATTTCTGAAGGACCTGCCGGAAACTCAATATCCACATCACCATATACCAGCTTTTTAGCGGTAGCCACGAATATATTTCCCGGACCCACAATTTTATCAACGGATGGTATTGATTCTGTTGAATATGCCATGGCAGCTATAGCCTGTGCTCCACCGACCTTATAAATATCGGTCGCACCTGCAATGTATGCTGCAGCCAATATTTCATCACGGATATTGCCTTCCTTATCCGGAGGAGTACAGCAGATAATCTTTTTAACACCCGCAATCTTAGCAGGTATAACTGTCATCAAAATAGATGATGGATATGCTGCACGACCACCCGGGATATAACAGCCGACCTTTTCCAGCGGACGTATAATTTGACCTGCCTTAACTCCATCTTTAACTGTCATTGTCCAATCGGATGGAATTTGAGCCTTGTGAAATGCGGCAATGTTTTCTGAAGCGTCAATTAAGGCCTGTTTTAATTTGGAATCAATATTGTTAATACTGTTTTCTATTTCTTCCTGTGAAACTTTAAACTCCTTAATGTCTGCCTTATCAAATTTCAAGGTGTAATCATGTAATGCCTTATCTTTATTTGTTCTTACATTATTTATGATATCCTGAACAGGTACCAATACATCACTTGAATTCATCTCTATTCTTTTAGTGTATTTTGAAAATTCTTCTTTCTTTAAAGTTTTTACTTCGAGCAAACTAATCCCTCAGATATAATAATATATTATAATTAGATATTTATTGTTTTTCAATAATAAATTTTGCTTTAATTAACGAGATAATTCTAAAAAATATGTTAAAAATAGATAATCAAAGAAGATTAAAATAAATAAGATAAATGAATTATCTTATTTATAGGTAAGGATTTGGAGTTCCAGGCATATCTCCACCGACAGGAGTTTCTGGTTTGGATGCTAGAACTTCATCAATACGGAGTATTTCAAGTGCGATTTCTGTAGCAGAATCCACTATTAATGCTTTGTTAGCTTCTGAATCAAGGATATTTTCCTCTTTCATATCAGAAACTTCTCCTGTGAGTACATTAATACCCATATTTGTTGATTTTTCCTGTGCTGCTAATAAATCAGTTAATACATCAATTGTATCCAATCCTGCATTTTTAGCTAATGCTATTGGTAATTCCTCTAATGCATCAGCATATGCCAGGATAGCTAACTGTCTTTTATCTGTGAATTTGTTAGCATATGATCTTAAAGCTTTTGAAGCTGCAACATCAGATGCTCCACCACCAGGAAGTGCTTTGGAATTTTTTCTAGTAGCGATAACTGCACCGATTGCATCATTTACTGCTTGTTCTAATTCATCAGTAATGTGTTTAGTACTTCCTCTGACGATTATGTTTAATACTCCAGGATTTTTACATTCTTCTACGAAGATGTATTCCCTGTCTTCATAAACTTCACGTTCATATACGTGACCAGCTTCACCTAAGTCATCACTGGTTAATTCACGTATATTGTTTACTATATTTGCACCGGTTGCTTTAGCTAATCTTTCTAAATCCCCAGCTTTAACTCTTTTTGCAGCCATTATTCCGGCTTTTGTTAGATAGTGTTGACCTAGGTCGCTGATTTTTTTATTGTTGAATAAAACATTAGCTCCAGCATCAACAAGAGTTTGAACTTCTTCTTCTAACATTTGAGCTTCTTTATCAAGATAGTATTGATATTCACCAGGAGTAGTTAATTTGATTTTTGCTTCATTCTGTAATTCTCTTGCATCTATAGGATATTGTAATAATGCTATTTTAGCATTTTTGATATCGCGAGGCATTTCAGATTCTAAAACATTTTTATCTACTGTTACTCCTTGTGTAATTTCAGTATCTTCTGTAGCTTCACCGTGGATTTTTCTGATTTTTATCATATCCATGTCAATTTCGCCTTCTTCTTCGATGTCTAGTAATGCATCTACGATTTTGGTTGCCATTGAACGGATATTACCAAATGATCCTTTTCCGGACATTGATGTTTCTGCAACATCAATTAATTCTTCCCTATCAGCGGTTATTGCAATTTCATCCAATACTTCAAGTGTTTTCTTTTTAGCTTCTTCAAAACCTCTTGCTATTAGAATAGGTGCAACACCCTGATCAAATAATTTTTCAGCTTGTTTTAATAATTCTCCAACCAATACTACTGCTGTTGTTGTACCGTCTACATTTTCTTCTTCCTGAACTTTTGCTAAATCTACTATCATTTTAGCTCCTGGGTGATCAGGTTCGGTTTCTTTTAAGACGGTGTAACCATCATTGGTTATTTTAACATCACCAATAGTGTTTATCAACATTTTGTCCATTCCACGTGGACCTAATGTTGTTTTTAATATGTTGGATAATATTTTTGCTGCCATTATATTGTTTCTTGTTGCCTGTGAACCAACGGTTCTTGTTGATCCGTCACCAAGAATTATTAATGGTTGTTGGTTATTCTGTACCATATTAATTATCCTCCAATTTTTAGATTATTTTTTAATTTTCTTGTTTAGACTGATTTGATTTAATATTAAAGAATAATAATCTAAAACCGTGTTTCATAGACTGATATAAATTGATAATTAATAAAAGTTTAATAAATATAATAATTTTTTTAAAATTATTTTTTCCAACTATATTATAATATATCAATAGTATATTATATACTTATGCTTTGAAGGGGTGCAAGAAGTTATATAAATACTTTGTGGTTTAATATAAAAAAAATAAAAAAAAGGTTTAAGAGTTAAAATCCTCCACAGCCTCATGAACCAAATCCATTATAGCTTTATCCAAGTCATAATCATCATTTACAGCTATAGGTATATTGTCACAGTATACAACTTCCAAGTTTTTATCCAATGCATCCTTGGTTGCCACGTCAATGGCTGCTGCCTTGATTTCAGTCAGCATGACATCAACATTGTCGATATTTCTCTCAATATCCTCCTGCAATAGTGGCCTATTGGATAAATGGGATGATATATCCACGACGGTACACTTGAAGTTTTCCTCCAGATAATCCTTAAGCAAGTGCTGCACATTCTCAGGTGCCGTAGTTGCAAACAATACACGTTTACCCTCGATTGATTCAACAGGATATGGGCGGAAGATTGTTGGAATTATCTGAGCATCAGGATTTATTTGATGTATCTGTTTAATCAACATGTCAAGCTTTTCTTTAGGACAAATCTGTTCATCACACATTGTAATGATAATCAAATCTGCCAGTTTAATTCTGAATGGACCAAAATACTCAGTTAATGTTTCAATAGGTTGATTTGCACCAACCAGTACTATCTGTTTATTCGTTTTGATTGGTGGGATTGCAGATCCACTGCCTTCTATTGCAATTAGATTTGTATCGAGTTCATTAGTTTTTTTAGCTCCTTCAATCATGTTCGTAATGTATACCTGACCTGCCATTCCACCGGCACATCTTCTGCAGCCGACTGTCAAAACCCTGCTTAAAAGAGCGTCTTCCCAGTGATCGGAAGCGGCATGTTTTCCAAGATTTGATTGTTCCATCAGATATTGCGGCGTTAACTTTATCTTATCTCCACGGACAACCTCAGGTATTTCAGGTCCTCCCCTTCCCATGGCAACTATACATGGATCGTATTTGTCCTCTTTGTTAATAAGACGAGCTGTATAAGCAGATACAGCGGTTTTTCCTATTCTTTTACCTGTACCGAGTATTTTATATGACGGATTTTCCAGGACATCATATTCTTTTAAGGCCTTGAATTCAAAGTCAGGTCCACGATAGTTGACGCCCTGCTGAAGTACAACTGTTGCAATTTTAAATCTTTTCTCATAATTAACTACCGGCTCATCGGATAAATCCATAACAACATCCACATCATATTCATTAATGAACTTTTCTATCAAGTCATAGGGGATTTTTGAATGATCCTCTCCGAATATGACCTTTTTATTAAAGAATTCTTCTATTTCATCGAGGTTCGTATTTCTTAATTTCTCTGTTCCACCTATAAATAGCAATAACCTTACGTCATATCCCTTACTTTCAACCTTGTCAATGGCCGACTTAGTCACCGGGAAATAATGTTCTCCATCAACTAAACATAGCACCTTATTAGATTTTTCATTACTCATATTTTAACCTTAAATTTTTTTATTGGTTAATTATATCTTTTTTAGTATAATTTAAAAAACTTATCTAAATATGTTGTTTATATCACATGAAGCATCGTGTAAAATCACATTTTCTGGATATATTCAGATAAAGTATGTGAACTTCAACATAATAATAAAATATATATTATTGTTTTTAGATATATTTATATATAATATTTCATGGATAGCTTAATTAGTTAAGTTTAGGATTTATATATTTTTTTAGCATAAAAAGATAAAAAGCTAAAAAGGATTATTACAATAGTATAGGAGGGAAATTACATGGCAAAAGTCAAAGGAACAAACAGAAGAACCAGACCTAAATCTGGATACAAAAAACAAGGAAATAAAAAAGGAAGAGGAGTAAGAGAAAAAAGATACAGAGGATAATCTCTTTAAACTCTTTAACCCTTTTTTATTATTTACCAAAAAACTATTTTTACATTACTGCCTTTTTAAGATTACACTATATAATCACCAATTTATTATCCGCATAAAATATAATGCTTCAAAAACTATTTATTATAGCTGTATTAAATTATCCAGTCCATCCCAATGCCATTTTCCATCACGGGACCATCCGGTAGCCACATTCTGTATTTTAATATTGTCCTGGAAGTCACCCTTATATCCATCTTTCATACTGCTTAAGCCAACGAGAATCAATAGCCTTTTTGCACGCGTATAACTGACGAAGTAACGCCTTATCATGTCATTGAACGCTTCATCCCTGCCGGAAAGCTTGCTTGTGTAGGATAAGTCCATTGTATTGTTGATGTATTTTTCAAGATTATATGCCATTCCACCATCCTTTGGAAATCTTTTAAATGCAGAGCTTGATTGGTTGTTGTATATGTCGGAACCGACATCAACTATAACCACGTCAAATTCGAGTCCCTTGGATTGATGTATGGACATGATATTGACGTTGTCCTCCAGACTAAAATCAAAGAGGTCATCGTCGACTTGTATTGCACCGGTAGCTATTGGAACCAGTATATGCCAGAATATCTGGTCAGTTGTAATATATCCATCAGTGTTTATGGCGGCATTGGTTTGTATAATCGTATCCCTTATTATGTCATGATAAATCATGTTTTCATTGGATTGTTCCGTTAAAAATGATACTTCCTCACTTACCATGTTTAATAACTCAACAAGGTTTATTTTATCATCATTTGTAGTTATTACTTCCGATTGGCTTTCCTCCATATATTCCATTGTATGTTTACGCCATGATCTTAATATTTTCTTGGTGTGGGGAGGGATGTTGTCTAATGATTCTTCTATCAAAGAGTTTGAATCTATATTTACAAGTAATAACCCACAAAACAATGACACTATCTCCGTGGATTCAATGTTTTGTCCTCTTGGATTGAATACAACCAAATTTTCATCCTTATATTGAAGACTTTCACGTATATAAAAGGGTAGTCTTTTTTTGTTGAATGAATTTATTTCCTTCGGTGAATTAGCAAGTAGAGCTAATGAGGGATTTTGACCTAAATTGATTACATATTCATTTCCATTTCTTTGCAGATATATTGTTTTATCCGTTTTGAGTTCATAAATCAGGTTAGACAAGTCAGTTGATAGCTCTTCGATGTTATTTCTAAACATGCCGAATACGGGCAATTTCTCAGAGCTTTCTATATTTACCGTTATCGGTGGCTTATCTGCAGTACGTGATTTTTGATATATGTTATCCAAGGATATGAATTCATTTACAAAATCAATTATATTGGATGTGGACCTATAATTCTTTTGTAGGAAGATGGTTTTCGGTACAATGCTTAATGACTTTTCAATTCTATCTGCATATGAAGTGAATAAATCTATATTTGCACCACGAAATCTATATAAAGCCTGATCATCATCGCCAACTACGGTGATATTTCCTCCGTTACGTGTAGCACGACCTGCCAATTTAAAATAAATCTGCTCCTGTAAGTAATTAGTATCCTGATATTCATCTATTAAAACCACTTCTACATCATTCAATAATTCAGTTTGACTATTAGTTAACAAATCATAGAAGGTTCTTTCCAATAATGAGTAGTCAAGCATGTTTCTATCAGACAACTGACTATAATAATCCGAGATGATTTCATAGATAATGGCTTCTTTAGTAGCATGTTTTTGAAATTCAGTATAATCAATCATGTCATACATCAGTCTTTCCTTAAGATTCTGTATCTGACTGTTTAACTCGGATGTTGAAATTCCACCCTGATGATTTTTCATCATTTTAAAGAACTGCTTTAGTTTTCTGTCATTATTACGCTGATTTGTAAGCAATGTCTGCATCATAATGGCACTGGACGTGAATTTATCAATTACTTCAACATCCATATGCCTTGATACATACTCCTCGGCAATACTATCCAAAGTCCCTATGATAAGATCATTTAAATTAAACTTATAATCCAAATTCAAATAACCTATAATGGATTCTGCCCATTTAACCGTCCTGTTTCTTAATTCGTTGGCGGCCTTGTTGGTAAAGGTAGTGACTACTATTTTTGAGGGTTCAACTTCATCAACAAAGATATATTTCAATACCTTCAAAACTATTACGGTTGTCTTTCCACTTCCGGGTCCGGCAACCAAATACTGACTTTCATCAACGGGTGCCAATATAGCTTCCTTCTGATTCAAGTTATCCTCAATATTTCGATTCAATACATCAACAATCAAATTGCCAAACTCTTTCTTATCAATCATAAAACAACTACCTAAACCATATAAACATTACTATGCTTCATTCAAAAGCCTTAATTCATCGTCGAATTCCTTAAATTGACTAGCCAATCCTCTGAAGTATGGGATAAATACTCCATGAATAAGTAATCTATCAGGATTGATTCCATCTTCTTTTAAATGTCTTTTCATTACCAGAACATTCTCCCTTATCTCATTATGTCTTGCATTATCAGGATATTCACCTAAAAATACTCCATCGGCCCCATGAGTCAATGCATATTTTACATGACGATATTTGACCCTATTGATAAATGGAACGTTTATTATTCTCACACTGGATGGGCATTCCACACGATTTATTCCCATGTTATTGGCTGAAACATTACCTATATCATCCAGGAATGCTATGATTATCTGTTCACCCGGATTCTTATTTTTAAGCATTCCTTTAATGCTAGCCTCCAACTTCTCATCACTTTGACCCAGTATACTTATGGCTTCCTGCGGACATGTTACAATACAATCACCACAGCCCGTACATGCTATTGGACCAACACGGATTGATTGGTTATGCATACTAAGAGCCTGATACCTACAGTTATCAATACATTTACCACATAACACACATTTTTTAACATTAACCGATGCAATAAATGGTTCAACCTCAAGACCACCATTTACAAGCTCCGATATTTTTGTTGAAGCCGTATTTGCCTGAATTATACTTTCAGTAATATCCTTTGGTCCCTGAGCGGTTCCACATACAAATATACCTTCGATATCT is part of the Methanosphaera sp. BMS genome and harbors:
- the aspS gene encoding aspartate--tRNA(Asn) ligase, producing the protein MTDIFEKSKRTHYSNEIGPELAGQTVKITGWVHEIRDLGGIVFVLIRDKNGITQLTAPSKKLSEEMMADVRAARKETIITLTGTVQESAKAPNGVEIIPSNIDVINVSKLPLPLDPTEKVDAEMDTRLDARFMDIRKHDVSAIFKIKNEILHTARNYFYDHDFTEINTPKLVASATEGGTELFPITYFEKEAFLGQSPQLYKQMMMATGLDSVFEIGQIFRAEEHDTLRHLNEALSMDAEMSFRSHDDMMDLLEDLIQNILANVQANCQSELEDLNHELDIPKEAFPKVTYDEVVDIVNSHDVEMEYGEDLNRAAEKVLGDTMGSYYFITEWPTAIKPFYVMPLCDNPEKSTAFDLMYRDLELSSGSQRIHSYDLLLEQFEKKDLNPDSFTKYLQAFQYGMPPHSGWGVGVDRLTMVITGAKNIRETVLFPRDRRRLTP
- the hisD gene encoding histidinol dehydrogenase, whose product is MNSSDVLVPVQDIINNVRTNKDKALHDYTLKFDKADIKEFKVSQEEIENSINNIDSKLKQALIDASENIAAFHKAQIPSDWTMTVKDGVKAGQIIRPLEKVGCYIPGGRAAYPSSILMTVIPAKIAGVKKIICCTPPDKEGNIRDEILAAAYIAGATDIYKVGGAQAIAAMAYSTESIPSVDKIVGPGNIFVATAKKLVYGDVDIEFPAGPSEMLALIDESANPKYIATEILSQAEHDPNAATILVSTSKKIAQECVDHVLNYLKMQERKEIIEESLSKYCHILVADNIDEAIEFTNAYAPEHLVIVTKDYYKTLESINNAGSIFLGNLTPVAGGDYGSGTNHVLPTSGGARMYSGLSTESFIKKPTIQELNKEGLMNIKDMVINLAEAEGLCAHAFSVKKRLEDI
- the thsA gene encoding thermosome subunit alpha, producing MVQNNQQPLIILGDGSTRTVGSQATRNNIMAAKILSNILKTTLGPRGMDKMLINTIGDVKITNDGYTVLKETEPDHPGAKMIVDLAKVQEEENVDGTTTAVVLVGELLKQAEKLFDQGVAPILIARGFEEAKKKTLEVLDEIAITADREELIDVAETSMSGKGSFGNIRSMATKIVDALLDIEEEGEIDMDMIKIRKIHGEATEDTEITQGVTVDKNVLESEMPRDIKNAKIALLQYPIDARELQNEAKIKLTTPGEYQYYLDKEAQMLEEEVQTLVDAGANVLFNNKKISDLGQHYLTKAGIMAAKRVKAGDLERLAKATGANIVNNIRELTSDDLGEAGHVYEREVYEDREYIFVEECKNPGVLNIIVRGSTKHITDELEQAVNDAIGAVIATRKNSKALPGGGASDVAASKALRSYANKFTDKRQLAILAYADALEELPIALAKNAGLDTIDVLTDLLAAQEKSTNMGINVLTGEVSDMKEENILDSEANKALIVDSATEIALEILRIDEVLASKPETPVGGDMPGTPNPYL
- a CDS encoding 2,3-diphosphoglycerate synthetase, whose amino-acid sequence is MSNEKSNKVLCLVDGEHYFPVTKSAIDKVESKGYDVRLLLFIGGTEKLRNTNLDEIEEFFNKKVIFGEDHSKIPYDLIEKFINEYDVDVVMDLSDEPVVNYEKRFKIATVVLQQGVNYRGPDFEFKALKEYDVLENPSYKILGTGKRIGKTAVSAYTARLINKEDKYDPCIVAMGRGGPEIPEVVRGDKIKLTPQYLMEQSNLGKHAASDHWEDALLSRVLTVGCRRCAGGMAGQVYITNMIEGAKKTNELDTNLIAIEGSGSAIPPIKTNKQIVLVGANQPIETLTEYFGPFRIKLADLIIITMCDEQICPKEKLDMLIKQIHQINPDAQIIPTIFRPYPVESIEGKRVLFATTAPENVQHLLKDYLEENFKCTVVDISSHLSNRPLLQEDIERNIDNVDVMLTEIKAAAIDVATKDALDKNLEVVYCDNIPIAVNDDYDLDKAIMDLVHEAVEDFNS
- a CDS encoding UvrD-helicase domain-containing protein, giving the protein MIDKKEFGNLIVDVLNRNIEDNLNQKEAILAPVDESQYLVAGPGSGKTTVIVLKVLKYIFVDEVEPSKIVVTTFTNKAANELRNRTVKWAESIIGYLNLDYKFNLNDLIIGTLDSIAEEYVSRHMDVEVIDKFTSSAIMMQTLLTNQRNNDRKLKQFFKMMKNHQGGISTSELNSQIQNLKERLMYDMIDYTEFQKHATKEAIIYEIISDYYSQLSDRNMLDYSLLERTFYDLLTNSQTELLNDVEVVLIDEYQDTNYLQEQIYFKLAGRATRNGGNITVVGDDDQALYRFRGANIDLFTSYADRIEKSLSIVPKTIFLQKNYRSTSNIIDFVNEFISLDNIYQKSRTADKPPITVNIESSEKLPVFGMFRNNIEELSTDLSNLIYELKTDKTIYLQRNGNEYVINLGQNPSLALLANSPKEINSFNKKRLPFYIRESLQYKDENLVVFNPRGQNIESTEIVSLFCGLLLVNIDSNSLIEESLDNIPPHTKKILRSWRKHTMEYMEESQSEVITTNDDKINLVELLNMVSEEVSFLTEQSNENMIYHDIIRDTIIQTNAAINTDGYITTDQIFWHILVPIATGAIQVDDDLFDFSLEDNVNIMSIHQSKGLEFDVVIVDVGSDIYNNQSSSAFKRFPKDGGMAYNLEKYINNTMDLSYTSKLSGRDEAFNDMIRRYFVSYTRAKRLLILVGLSSMKDGYKGDFQDNIKIQNVATGWSRDGKWHWDGLDNLIQL